From Triticum urartu cultivar G1812 chromosome 2, Tu2.1, whole genome shotgun sequence, a single genomic window includes:
- the LOC125540467 gene encoding probable protein arginine N-methyltransferase 6.1: protein MLPSHLNGHSPLARRRPQLPAASPPATAGDPPAAAGDAALEAHDRVYFQSYSHIGIHESMIKDRVRTDAYREAIMLHQKFIEGKVVMDVGCGTGILSVFCARAGAKRVYAVDASEIATQASEIVKANNLADKIIVIHGRVEDVDVEEKVDVIISEWMGYMLLYESMLPSVLFARDKWLKPGGLILPSHATLFMAPITNSDRYEGSVDFWCDVYGINMSALVPLAKKFASEEPSIEIVGGENVISWPFVVKHIDCYTFTVEEFKSITTTYKVSSMMLAPIHGFGLWFEVEFNGPAESCSNLSSDSSPLDIIQKKRCRASDSTVVLSTAPEDEPTHWHQTILYFPDPIGVTQDQIIEGSVTITPSEENPRCLNIHLECSTGGQNLVKDFAMR, encoded by the exons ATGCTGCCCTCGCACCTCAACGGCCACTCCCCGCTCGCGCGCCGCCGTCCCCAGCTCCCCGCGGCCTCCCCGCCCGCCACCGCCGGGGACcccccggcggcggcgggggacgCCGCGCTGGAGGCGCACGACCGCGTCTACTTCCAGTCCTACTCCCACATCGGCATCCACGAGTCCATGATCAAG GACAGGGTCAGGACCGACGCGTACCGCGAGGCAATCATGCTCCACCAGAAGTTCATCGAGGGGAAG GTTGTGATGGATGTGGGGTGTGGCACTGGGATACTCTCGGTCTTCTGCGCTCGTGCCGGCGCGAAACGA GTTTATGCTGTGGATGCTAGTGAAATCGCCACCCAG GCCAGTGAAATTGTAAAAGCAAACAATTTAGCTGATAAGATCATTGTCATTCATGGACGTGTTGAG GATGTTGATGTTGAGGAGAAGGTTGATGTAATAATATCAGAATGGATGGGTTATATGCTTCTTTACGAG AGTATGCTGCCAAGCGTTCTATTTGCAAGGGATAAATGGCTTAAGCCAGGGGGTCTTATCCTGCCTTCTCATGCTACG CTTTTCATGGCGCCTATAACAAATTCTGATAGATATGAAGGAAGCGTTGATTTCTGGTGTGATGTTTATGGCATAAACA TGTCTGCTCTTGTGCCACTTGCCAAAAAATTCGCATCCGAGGAGCCCTCCATTGAAATAGTTGGTGGAGAAAATGTTATAAGTTGGCCATTTGTG GTGAAGCACATTGATTGCTACACTTTTACGGTTGAGGAATTCAAGTCTATCACCACAACATACAAAGTTTCATCAATGATGTTAG CTCCAATTCACGGCTTTGGTCTCTGGTTTGAGGTGGAGTTCAATGGGCCTGCAGAGTCTTGTAGCAATTTGTCCTCCGATTCAAGTCCACTTGATATTATTCAGAAGAAAAGGTGCAGGGCATCAGATAGCACAGTTGTGCTGTCCACAGCCCCAGAAGACGAGCCAACCCATTGGCACCAG ACAATTTTGTACTTCCCTGATCCTATAGGGGTGACGCAAGATCAAATCATAGAAGGCTCTGTAACAATCACCCCGAGCGAGGAGAATCCACGCTGTCTGAATATTCACTTGGAGTGCTC CACGGGAGGTCAAAACTTGGTGAAGGATTTTGCAATGCGGTAA